The Nocardioides campestrisoli genome includes a window with the following:
- a CDS encoding sulfate ABC transporter substrate-binding protein, giving the protein MRSSIKGRGVIATAIGLTGLLALSACGGSSASEGDDKTLSIVGFAVPEAANKAIAEEFVKTEEGDGYRFKTSYGASGDQSRAVESGLDTDYVHFSVASDVTRLVDAGLVAEDWDAGANKGIVSRSVVVFGVRDGNPEGIEDWDDLIKPGVEIVTPNPASSGAARWNALAAYGQVIRNGGTEKEATEYVDKFFANVVSLPGSGRDATTAFLGGTGDVLMAYENEAILAAQNGEGFEYIIPETTLLIENPGAILEDADPAAQAWLDFVLSDEGQRQFALTGFRPIRDDVDYGGTVEGAKDSADPFPAVPNLMTVAEDFGDWDELSTKFFDEEDGLVTKAIAASGKGD; this is encoded by the coding sequence ATGAGGTCGAGCATCAAGGGTCGGGGAGTGATCGCCACCGCGATCGGGCTGACGGGTCTGCTGGCGCTCAGCGCCTGCGGTGGGTCGAGCGCGTCCGAGGGGGACGACAAGACCCTCAGCATCGTGGGCTTCGCCGTGCCCGAGGCTGCCAACAAGGCGATCGCCGAGGAGTTCGTGAAGACCGAGGAGGGCGACGGGTACCGGTTCAAGACCTCCTACGGCGCCTCGGGCGACCAGAGCCGGGCCGTCGAGTCCGGTCTCGACACCGACTACGTCCACTTCTCCGTGGCCAGCGACGTGACCCGCCTGGTCGACGCCGGCCTGGTGGCCGAGGACTGGGACGCCGGCGCGAACAAGGGCATCGTCTCCCGCTCGGTCGTCGTCTTCGGTGTCCGTGACGGCAACCCCGAGGGCATCGAGGACTGGGACGACCTGATCAAGCCCGGCGTCGAGATCGTCACGCCCAACCCCGCCTCCTCCGGCGCGGCCCGCTGGAACGCCCTGGCCGCCTACGGCCAGGTGATCCGCAACGGCGGCACGGAGAAGGAGGCGACCGAGTACGTCGACAAGTTCTTCGCCAACGTCGTCTCGCTGCCCGGCAGCGGCCGCGACGCCACGACCGCCTTCCTCGGCGGCACCGGCGACGTGCTGATGGCCTACGAGAACGAGGCGATCCTGGCCGCGCAGAACGGGGAGGGCTTCGAGTACATCATCCCGGAGACCACCCTGCTGATCGAGAACCCCGGCGCCATCCTCGAGGACGCCGACCCGGCCGCCCAGGCCTGGCTCGACTTCGTGCTCAGCGACGAGGGCCAGCGCCAGTTCGCCCTCACCGGCTTCCGCCCGATCCGCGACGACGTCGACTACGGCGGCACCGTCGAGGGCGCCAAGGACTCGGCCGACCCGTTCCCGGCCGTGCCGAACCTGATGACGGTGGCCGAGGACTTCGGCGACTGGGACGAGCTCTCGACGAAGTTCTTCGACGAGGAGGACGGCCTGGTCACCAAGGCCATCGCCGCCTCCGGCAAGGGTGACTGA
- a CDS encoding 2-oxoacid:acceptor oxidoreductase subunit alpha — MTKQVKQLDRVIIRFAGDSGDGMQLTGDRFTQESAAFGNDLATFPNFPAEIRAPQGTLPGVSSFQVHFADHDILTPGDRPDVLVAMNPAALRANLGDLPKGATIIVDTYDFTARNLTKAGYTTSPLEDDSLAEFSVHPLDLTGMTVEGVKEFGLSRKDAARAKNMFALGLLSWMYGRPTETTVEFLSRRFAKVPDIRDANITAFKAGWNFGETTEAFAVSYEIKPAAMAPGTYRNITGNLALAYGLVAGGVQSGLPVFLGSYPITPASDILHELSKHKSFGVTTFQAEDEIAGVGSAIGASFAGHLGVTTTSGPGVALKSEAIGLAVMTELPLVVVDVQRGGPSTGLPTKTEQADLLQAMFGRNGESPLPVIAPQSPGDCFDAALEACRIAITYRTPVMLLSDGMLANGSEPWRVPELSELPVIEPGFATGPNHESPADKKSKDGEPVADFWPYLRDPETLARPWAVPGTPGLEHRIGGLEKADGHGNISYDPANHDFMVRTRAAKVAKIAESLPPLEVDDPGADSGQGARVLVLGWGSTYGPIGAAVRRVRKDGGRVAQAHLRHINPFPRDLGKVLARYDKVLVPEMNLGQLSLLLRAEFLVDTVGYNQVNGMPIKAADLAEVIGSLVAEVEDTSASSDADLTQSAEGATR, encoded by the coding sequence GTGACGAAGCAGGTCAAGCAGCTCGACCGGGTGATCATCCGGTTCGCCGGTGACTCCGGCGACGGCATGCAGCTCACCGGCGACCGGTTCACCCAGGAGTCCGCCGCCTTCGGCAACGACCTGGCGACGTTCCCCAACTTCCCGGCGGAGATCCGCGCGCCCCAGGGCACGCTGCCGGGAGTGTCGTCGTTCCAGGTGCACTTCGCCGACCACGACATCCTCACCCCCGGCGACCGTCCCGACGTGCTGGTGGCGATGAACCCGGCGGCCCTGCGGGCCAACCTGGGCGACCTGCCCAAGGGCGCCACGATCATCGTGGACACCTATGACTTCACCGCCCGCAACCTGACCAAGGCCGGCTACACGACCTCCCCGCTCGAGGACGACTCGCTGGCGGAGTTCTCCGTGCACCCGCTCGACCTCACCGGGATGACGGTGGAGGGGGTCAAGGAGTTCGGGCTCTCCCGCAAGGACGCCGCGCGCGCCAAGAACATGTTCGCCCTCGGGCTGCTGTCCTGGATGTACGGGCGCCCCACCGAGACCACGGTCGAGTTCCTCTCCCGCCGGTTCGCCAAGGTCCCCGACATCCGCGACGCGAACATCACCGCGTTCAAGGCGGGCTGGAACTTCGGCGAGACCACCGAGGCGTTCGCGGTCTCCTACGAGATCAAGCCGGCCGCGATGGCGCCGGGCACCTACCGCAACATCACCGGCAACCTGGCGCTCGCCTACGGCCTGGTCGCCGGCGGCGTGCAGTCGGGCCTCCCGGTCTTCCTGGGCTCCTACCCGATCACCCCGGCCTCCGACATCCTGCACGAGCTGAGCAAGCACAAGTCGTTCGGCGTGACCACGTTCCAGGCAGAGGACGAGATCGCCGGCGTCGGCTCCGCGATCGGCGCCTCCTTCGCCGGGCACCTGGGCGTGACCACCACCTCGGGCCCCGGCGTGGCGCTGAAGTCCGAGGCGATCGGCCTGGCCGTGATGACCGAGCTCCCGCTGGTCGTCGTCGACGTCCAGCGCGGCGGCCCGTCCACCGGCCTGCCCACCAAGACCGAGCAGGCCGACCTGCTGCAGGCGATGTTCGGCCGCAACGGCGAGTCGCCGCTCCCGGTGATCGCCCCGCAGTCCCCCGGGGACTGCTTCGACGCCGCTCTGGAGGCGTGCCGGATCGCCATCACCTACCGCACGCCGGTGATGCTGCTCTCCGACGGCATGCTGGCCAACGGCTCCGAGCCGTGGCGCGTCCCCGAGCTCTCCGAGCTCCCGGTGATCGAGCCCGGCTTCGCCACCGGGCCCAACCACGAGTCGCCGGCCGACAAGAAGAGCAAGGACGGGGAGCCGGTCGCCGACTTCTGGCCCTACCTGCGCGACCCCGAGACCCTGGCCCGCCCGTGGGCGGTCCCGGGCACCCCCGGCCTCGAGCACCGCATCGGCGGGCTGGAGAAGGCCGACGGGCACGGCAACATCTCCTACGACCCGGCCAACCACGACTTCATGGTCCGCACCCGTGCGGCGAAGGTGGCCAAGATCGCCGAGTCGCTGCCGCCCCTCGAGGTCGACGACCCGGGCGCCGACTCGGGCCAGGGCGCCCGCGTGCTGGTGCTCGGCTGGGGCTCGACGTACGGGCCGATCGGCGCCGCCGTACGCCGGGTCCGCAAGGACGGCGGCCGGGTGGCCCAGGCGCACCTGCGCCACATCAACCCGTTCCCCCGCGACCTCGGCAAGGTCCTCGCCCGCTACGACAAGGTGCTGGTCCCCGAGATGAACCTCGGCCAGCTCTCCCTGCTGCTGCGCGCCGAGTTCCTGGTCGACACCGTGGGTTACAACCAGGTCAACGGCATGCCGATCAAGGCCGCCGACCTGGCCGAGGTGATCGGCAGCCTGGTCGCCGAGGTGGAGGACACCTCCGCCAGCAGCGACGCCGACCTGACCCAGTCCGCCGAAGGAGCCACCCGATGA
- a CDS encoding 2-oxoacid:ferredoxin oxidoreductase subunit beta — MSTTTDLPFPAAPGTAGVPALGEGEKQTGKDFTSDQEVRWCPGCGDYAVLKAVQSFLPDLGLRRENIVFVSGIGCSSRFPYYLDTYGMHSIHGRAPSIATGIATAREDLSVWVVTGDGDALSIGGNHLIHALRRNVNMTILLFNNRIYGLTKGQYSPTSEAGKVTKSTPMGSVDHPFNPVSLALGAEASFVARTIDSDRKHLTSVLAAAAAHRGTSLVEIYQNCPIFNDGAFDAIKNPDTKADAIIPLVHGEQIRFGPHDETGRGTKVLIRDELTGGVRAALATDVPDEAVLVHDAHNPDPTMAFAISRLTDSGYLNQSPIGIFRAVERPTYDDQAREQLVTAQGAPHDNVDAADRLAALIGGGDTWTVV, encoded by the coding sequence ATGAGCACCACCACCGACCTGCCCTTCCCCGCCGCCCCCGGCACTGCGGGCGTCCCCGCGCTGGGTGAGGGCGAGAAGCAGACCGGCAAGGACTTCACCTCCGACCAGGAGGTCCGCTGGTGCCCCGGCTGCGGCGACTACGCCGTGCTCAAGGCCGTCCAGTCCTTCCTCCCCGACCTCGGCCTGCGCCGCGAGAACATCGTCTTCGTCTCCGGCATCGGCTGCAGCTCCCGCTTCCCCTACTACCTCGACACCTACGGGATGCACTCCATCCACGGCCGCGCCCCGTCGATCGCCACCGGCATCGCCACCGCCCGGGAGGACCTCTCGGTCTGGGTCGTCACCGGCGACGGCGACGCCCTCTCCATCGGCGGCAACCACCTCATCCACGCCCTGCGCCGCAACGTCAACATGACGATCCTGCTCTTCAACAACCGCATCTACGGCCTCACCAAGGGCCAGTACTCCCCCACCAGCGAGGCCGGCAAGGTCACCAAGTCCACCCCCATGGGCTCGGTCGACCACCCCTTCAACCCCGTCTCCCTGGCCCTGGGCGCCGAAGCCTCGTTCGTCGCCCGCACCATCGACTCCGACCGCAAGCACCTCACCTCGGTGCTCGCCGCCGCCGCCGCCCACCGCGGCACCAGCCTGGTCGAGATCTACCAGAACTGCCCGATCTTCAACGACGGCGCCTTCGACGCCATCAAGAACCCCGACACCAAGGCCGACGCGATCATCCCCCTGGTGCACGGCGAGCAGATCCGGTTCGGCCCCCACGACGAGACCGGCCGCGGCACGAAGGTGCTGATCCGCGACGAGCTGACCGGCGGCGTCCGCGCCGCGCTGGCCACCGACGTCCCGGACGAGGCGGTGCTCGTCCACGACGCGCACAACCCCGACCCCACCATGGCCTTCGCGATCAGCCGGCTCACCGACTCCGGCTACCTCAACCAGTCCCCCATCGGCATCTTCCGCGCCGTCGAGCGCCCCACCTACGACGACCAGGCGCGCGAGCAGCTGGTCACCGCGCAGGGCGCTCCCCACGACAACGTCGACGCCGCCGACCGGCTGGCTGCGCTGATCGGCGGCGGCGACACCTGGACGGTCGTCTGA
- the rarD gene encoding EamA family transporter RarD — MSRSGAGVACGGAAYVVWGAFPLYWPLLEPAGAVEILAHRIVWSALFMSLAVLALRRGARLRALVTDRRRLALLAVAAVVITVNWGGYIWGVNNGRVVEASLGYFINPLVTVLMGVLLLGERLRPRQWVALGMAALAVLVLTIDYGHPPWLALMLAFSFGTYGLAKKKADTGAIESLAVETALLAPFAGAYLGWLVATGAGQFGAQGPAHALLFATTGIVTAVPLVLFGAAATRVSMVGLGLLQYLAPILQFALGVFWFGEDMPAGRWVGFGLVWLALALFTAEMVSHRRRQLALTAGASAV; from the coding sequence GTGAGCAGATCTGGCGCGGGCGTGGCCTGCGGCGGCGCGGCGTACGTCGTCTGGGGTGCGTTCCCCCTCTACTGGCCCCTCCTGGAGCCCGCCGGGGCGGTGGAGATCCTCGCCCACCGGATCGTCTGGTCGGCCCTCTTCATGTCGCTCGCCGTGCTGGCGCTGCGCCGCGGCGCCCGGCTCCGGGCGCTGGTGACCGACCGGCGCCGACTGGCCCTGCTCGCGGTCGCGGCCGTGGTGATCACCGTCAACTGGGGCGGCTACATCTGGGGGGTCAACAACGGCCGGGTGGTGGAGGCCTCCCTGGGCTACTTCATCAACCCCCTGGTCACCGTGCTGATGGGCGTCCTCCTGCTGGGCGAGCGGCTGCGCCCCCGCCAGTGGGTGGCTCTGGGCATGGCGGCGCTGGCCGTCCTCGTGCTGACGATCGACTACGGGCACCCGCCGTGGCTGGCGCTGATGCTGGCCTTCAGCTTCGGCACCTACGGCCTGGCCAAGAAGAAGGCCGACACGGGCGCGATCGAGTCGCTCGCGGTCGAGACGGCCCTGCTGGCCCCCTTCGCGGGCGCCTACCTGGGCTGGCTCGTCGCGACCGGCGCCGGCCAGTTCGGGGCGCAGGGTCCCGCGCACGCCCTGCTCTTCGCCACCACCGGGATCGTCACCGCCGTGCCCCTGGTGCTCTTCGGCGCGGCCGCCACCCGGGTCAGCATGGTCGGGCTCGGCCTCCTGCAGTACCTCGCGCCGATCCTCCAGTTCGCCCTCGGGGTCTTCTGGTTCGGTGAGGACATGCCGGCCGGACGCTGGGTGGGCTTCGGCCTCGTCTGGCTGGCGCTGGCCCTCTTCACCGCCGAGATGGTCAGCCACCGCCGGCGCCAGCTCGCGCTGACCGCCGGCGCGTCGGCGGTCTAG
- a CDS encoding polyprenyl synthetase family protein, with the protein MTTDATPGLALPVVDAELADRLRDRLAVVEEALAEHVRGSADFITEAAGHLMSAGGKRFRPLLVLLAAETGPHADSEQVRTAACVVELTHLASLYHDDVMDEAALRRGADSANARWDNHVAILTGDFLFSRSSELTADLGPDAVRIQARTFSRLVQGQVLETVKPAPGQDPLEHYLDVVAGKTGSLIATSARYGAMFGGAPAEVVEALTAYGELVGSAFQLSDDILDIASESVESGKTPGTDLREGVPTLPVLLALRSADPADARLHELLGQDLSDDAAHAETLALLRAHPAMDQARAYVKNQAQDAKQLLVALPEGPVRDALEAFADVVAVRSA; encoded by the coding sequence GTGACCACCGACGCCACTCCCGGACTGGCACTGCCAGTCGTCGACGCCGAGCTCGCTGACCGACTCCGTGACCGCCTCGCGGTCGTCGAGGAGGCGCTCGCCGAGCACGTACGGGGCAGCGCCGACTTCATCACCGAGGCCGCCGGGCACCTGATGTCCGCCGGGGGCAAGCGGTTCCGGCCGCTGCTGGTGCTGCTGGCCGCCGAGACGGGGCCGCACGCGGACTCCGAGCAGGTCCGCACGGCTGCCTGCGTGGTCGAGCTGACCCACCTGGCCTCGCTGTACCACGACGACGTGATGGACGAGGCGGCGTTGCGCCGCGGCGCAGACTCGGCGAACGCCCGGTGGGACAACCACGTGGCCATCCTGACCGGCGACTTCCTGTTCTCCCGCTCCTCGGAGCTGACCGCCGACCTGGGCCCGGACGCCGTCCGGATCCAGGCCCGGACCTTCTCCCGGCTGGTCCAGGGGCAGGTGCTGGAGACGGTGAAGCCCGCCCCGGGGCAGGACCCGTTGGAGCACTACCTCGACGTGGTCGCGGGCAAGACCGGCTCGCTGATCGCCACCTCCGCGCGCTACGGCGCGATGTTCGGCGGTGCGCCCGCCGAGGTGGTCGAGGCGCTCACGGCGTACGGCGAGCTCGTGGGCTCGGCCTTCCAGCTCTCCGACGACATCCTGGACATCGCCTCGGAGTCCGTCGAATCGGGCAAGACCCCCGGCACGGACCTGCGCGAGGGCGTGCCCACGCTGCCGGTCCTGCTGGCGCTGCGCTCCGCGGACCCGGCCGACGCCCGGTTGCACGAGCTGCTGGGCCAGGACCTGAGCGACGACGCGGCGCACGCCGAGACGCTCGCCCTGCTGCGCGCGCACCCGGCGATGGACCAGGCGCGGGCCTACGTGAAGAACCAGGCCCAGGACGCGAAGCAGCTGCTGGTCGCCCTGCCCGAGGGTCCGGTGCGCGACGCGCTCGAGGCGTTCGCGGACGTCGTGGCGGTCCGCTCGGCCTGA
- the nuoN gene encoding NADH-quinone oxidoreductase subunit NuoN: protein MTEFVKPSLDYFQLTPLLVVFGVACVGVIVEAFVPRAYRYVTQASLTLGGLVAALACTVMIAVDYAGADEASGLVHGDGAAYGVLAAMGTVAVDGPSLFIWGLILVLAILGTLLFAERRLDGGVSAFSGQAAALPGTEAERQASTRGLEHTEIYPLLLFAVSGMLLFPAANDLLTMFVALEILSLPLYVLCGLARRRRLLSQEAAMKYFLLGAFSSAFFLYGAALAYGYAGSMELAAINEALAGSTGNQAMLLVAIGLLGVGLFFKVGAAPFQAWTPDVYQGAPTPLTAFMAAATKVAAFGAVLRLFYVGLGPDRWSWAPMLWVVAVLSMVVGTVMALTQTDIKRILAYSSIAHTGFILTGVLGLQGAGAISEGEITSLQAVLFYLATYGLMTLGAFAVVSLVRDAGGETTHLSRWTGLGKEAPLVAGIFAFFLLAMAGIPLTSGFIGKWAVFSVALAAGAWPVVIAAVLTSAVAVYLYVRVIVLMYFRAPVGEGPSVVTPSVLTAAAIAVGASATLVLGIVPGPLLDLVASAGQFIR, encoded by the coding sequence GTGACTGAGTTCGTCAAGCCGTCCCTCGACTACTTCCAGCTGACACCGCTGCTGGTCGTCTTCGGCGTGGCCTGCGTCGGAGTGATCGTCGAGGCCTTCGTGCCCCGTGCCTACCGCTACGTCACCCAGGCCAGCCTCACGCTGGGTGGTCTGGTGGCCGCGCTCGCGTGCACCGTGATGATCGCCGTCGACTACGCCGGCGCCGACGAGGCGAGCGGCCTGGTGCACGGGGACGGCGCCGCGTACGGCGTGCTCGCCGCGATGGGCACCGTGGCCGTCGACGGCCCCTCGCTCTTCATCTGGGGCCTGATCCTGGTCCTGGCCATCCTGGGCACGCTGCTCTTCGCCGAGCGGCGCCTCGACGGCGGGGTCTCCGCGTTCTCCGGCCAGGCGGCCGCGCTGCCCGGCACCGAGGCGGAGCGCCAGGCCTCGACCCGCGGCCTGGAGCACACCGAGATCTACCCGCTGCTGCTCTTCGCGGTCTCCGGCATGCTGCTCTTCCCGGCGGCCAACGACCTGCTGACGATGTTCGTCGCCCTGGAGATCCTCTCGCTGCCGCTCTACGTGCTCTGCGGCCTGGCGCGTCGGCGCCGGCTGCTGAGCCAGGAGGCGGCGATGAAGTACTTCCTCCTCGGCGCCTTCTCCTCGGCGTTCTTCCTCTACGGCGCCGCGCTGGCCTACGGGTACGCCGGCTCCATGGAGCTGGCCGCGATCAACGAGGCGCTCGCCGGCAGCACGGGCAACCAGGCGATGCTGCTGGTGGCCATCGGCCTGCTCGGCGTGGGGCTCTTCTTCAAGGTCGGTGCCGCGCCCTTCCAGGCCTGGACCCCCGACGTCTACCAGGGCGCCCCGACCCCGCTGACCGCCTTCATGGCGGCGGCCACCAAGGTGGCGGCGTTCGGCGCCGTGCTGCGGCTCTTCTACGTCGGCCTGGGCCCGGACCGCTGGTCCTGGGCGCCGATGCTGTGGGTCGTCGCCGTGCTGTCGATGGTGGTGGGCACCGTGATGGCGCTGACCCAGACCGACATCAAGCGCATCCTGGCCTACTCCTCGATCGCCCACACCGGGTTCATCCTCACCGGCGTGCTCGGTCTGCAGGGTGCCGGAGCCATCTCCGAGGGCGAGATCACCTCGCTCCAGGCGGTCCTCTTCTACCTGGCGACCTACGGCCTGATGACGCTGGGCGCCTTCGCGGTGGTCAGCCTGGTCCGCGACGCCGGTGGCGAGACCACCCACCTGAGCCGGTGGACCGGCCTGGGCAAGGAGGCCCCGCTGGTGGCGGGCATCTTCGCCTTCTTCCTGCTCGCGATGGCCGGCATCCCGCTCACCTCGGGCTTCATCGGCAAGTGGGCGGTCTTCTCGGTGGCGCTGGCTGCCGGCGCCTGGCCGGTGGTGATCGCCGCGGTGCTGACCAGCGCCGTCGCCGTCTACCTCTACGTCCGGGTGATCGTGCTGATGTACTTCCGCGCTCCCGTGGGCGAGGGTCCGTCGGTCGTCACGCCGTCCGTGCTGACCGCTGCGGCGATCGCCGTGGGTGCCTCCGCGACGCTCGTGCTGGGCATCGTGCCGGGGCCCCTGCTGGACCTCGTGGCCAGTGCGGGACAATTCATCAGGTGA
- a CDS encoding NADH-quinone oxidoreductase subunit M, with protein MSELPWLTILILVPLVGALVTAFLPSGPGEPLAKQVGLGFSVATLVPAGVLLGGFDLDGGFQFTEQHEWISLLGAHYALGLDGLGLVMVLLTVVLVPLVMLASWRDSDEGSTRAFFGWVLALEALSLAVFTATDVFLFYVVFEATLIPAYFLIAGFGRAGRSRAATKFLIYQLAGGLVMLASVIGLYVVSADAGSPSYLIGDLAALDIDETTQRWLFVGFFIAFAIKAPLFPVHTWLADTTEKATTGTSVLLVCVLDKIGTFGMLRFCLGLLPDASQWATPVVVVLALISIVYGALVAIGQDDVLRLIGLTSLSHFGLIVLGIFVFSSQGASGAILYMVNHGLATAALFLVAGFMIRRSGTPLISQMGGLEKVAPVLAGTFLVAGLASLGLPGLSPFVSEMLVIIAAFGYAWWAGAVAVTAIVLAAIYILWTYQRTMTGPVRPEFSGVKDLDVREVGTVAPLLLALVLFGFAPMPLLDVINPNVEDTLTYVGVTDDPPTVGAISD; from the coding sequence ATGAGCGAACTTCCCTGGTTGACCATCCTGATCCTCGTCCCGCTCGTCGGGGCGCTGGTGACGGCGTTCCTCCCCAGCGGGCCCGGTGAGCCGCTGGCCAAGCAGGTGGGCCTCGGGTTCTCCGTGGCCACCCTGGTGCCCGCAGGGGTGCTGCTCGGGGGCTTCGACCTCGACGGCGGCTTCCAGTTCACCGAGCAGCACGAGTGGATCAGCCTGCTCGGCGCCCACTACGCGCTCGGGCTCGACGGCCTCGGCCTGGTCATGGTGCTGCTCACCGTGGTCCTGGTGCCGCTGGTGATGCTGGCCTCCTGGCGCGACAGCGACGAGGGCTCGACCCGCGCGTTCTTCGGCTGGGTGCTGGCGCTGGAGGCGCTCTCGCTGGCGGTCTTCACCGCCACCGACGTCTTCCTCTTCTACGTCGTCTTCGAGGCGACGCTGATCCCGGCGTACTTCCTGATCGCCGGCTTCGGCCGCGCCGGGCGCTCCCGGGCGGCGACGAAGTTCCTGATCTACCAGCTCGCCGGCGGCCTGGTCATGCTCGCCTCGGTGATCGGCCTGTACGTCGTCTCCGCCGACGCCGGCTCGCCGTCGTACCTGATCGGCGACCTGGCCGCGCTGGACATCGACGAGACCACGCAGCGCTGGCTGTTCGTCGGCTTCTTCATCGCCTTCGCGATCAAGGCGCCGCTGTTCCCGGTGCACACCTGGCTGGCCGACACCACCGAGAAGGCGACCACCGGCACCTCGGTGCTGCTGGTCTGCGTCCTGGACAAGATCGGCACCTTCGGCATGCTGCGGTTCTGCCTCGGCCTGCTGCCCGACGCCTCCCAGTGGGCCACCCCGGTGGTGGTCGTGCTGGCGCTGATCTCGATCGTCTACGGCGCGCTGGTCGCGATCGGCCAGGACGACGTCCTGCGGCTGATCGGTCTGACCTCGCTGTCGCACTTCGGCCTGATCGTGCTCGGCATCTTCGTCTTCTCCAGCCAGGGCGCGTCCGGCGCGATCCTCTACATGGTCAACCACGGTCTGGCGACCGCGGCGCTCTTCCTGGTCGCCGGCTTCATGATCCGGCGCAGCGGCACGCCGCTGATCAGCCAGATGGGCGGCCTGGAGAAGGTGGCGCCGGTGCTGGCCGGGACCTTCCTGGTCGCCGGTCTCGCCTCGCTGGGCCTGCCGGGGCTCTCCCCGTTCGTCTCCGAGATGCTGGTCATCATCGCGGCGTTCGGCTACGCCTGGTGGGCCGGGGCGGTCGCGGTCACCGCGATCGTGCTGGCCGCGATCTACATCCTCTGGACCTACCAGCGCACCATGACCGGCCCGGTCCGGCCGGAGTTCTCCGGCGTCAAGGACCTGGACGTCCGGGAGGTCGGCACCGTGGCCCCGCTGCTGCTGGCGCTGGTCCTCTTCGGGTTCGCCCCGATGCCGCTGCTCGACGTCATCAACCCCAACGTCGAGGACACCCTGACCTACGTCGGAGTGACCGACGACCCGCCCACCGTGGGAGCCATCAGTGACTGA